The DNA window ggagggatgggatggatggagggagggagggagggatgggatggatggatggatggatggatggatggatggatggatggatggatgggagggagggagggagggagggatgggatggagggagggagggagggagggatggatggatggatggatggatggatggatggatggatggatggatggatggatggatggatggatacaGGGCAGGCTGAGACCCCTCTGACACATGGCAGACAAAGGATCCAGGAGGGCAAAGCCAGGCTGAggtgcagccctggcagtgatAGCCACGTCCCTCTCTGGCCAGGGCTCCATCCCAGGTTGGGAGCTGAGTGGCAGCACCCCAGACCCAGAGCAAATACCTGGAGAAGGGCAACCACAAGCCCTCAAGGGTGAAAGGGTGGGGAGCCCCAAAAACAGCTGCTACACCCCAAAGACCTCCATGCCAtgaacatgaggaagaggagaggggtCTGTCCATCACCTCCTGCCCACTGCAGCTTCCTCGCctgctgcacagctccctggggGTGGGAGTGTGCTGGTCCTGGTTGgatccatccctgcagctcttCCTTGATGTAGGACTTGAGCATCTGCGCTGCCAGCGCGCTTTGTGCTAAAGCAACAACAACTAAACCAAGCAGTCAATTTTCCAGCAATTAGCTACAGCGAGAACATTTCAAGTCCTCCAAAACCCCGCCTCGCAGGATTAATTAAATCTTCCAATTAATGTCTAATTTAAATGATGATGATGGCTGTTATCATttcatattgattttttttttcttttcggTCTTAAAATAGAGCTGTTGTCCCTTCCAGGGCTGCCTTTTCCACACCCCAGGAGCTGTTTGTTCCCTCTGTTTGATTTGCCAACGTTAAACATGTGTCTGGAAAATCAAGTCTGGTTTTTTTGGGGTATTgacaggcagcagtgctgggcaggcacCTGTGCCAAGGGGACCCAGCCACATATTTGGGGCTGTTTGTGCTGAAAATCCACATCTAGAGCATGAACTTCCCTGCAGTGAACGCACTCTCAGCCCTGTGAAATTGGGCTCCTGGCATATTAAATTTTTCCTGCTATAAAGCCCAATCCATTACTTTCTCCAGGCTCACACAGCCATAAACCTCACTGCTGCCTTGCTTCCACAATAAGCCAGGCATTTATGTTTCCCAGGAGCTGGTTCATTGGTGTAATGGATGTGTAACCTCCTGTAATTGTGAAGGTTATTCCAGTGCTTGCACGCGAGTCTTggctccagcaccagcagctaCTGCTGGGTCTGTGCCCGTCGGAGCTGGTGTGGGAGCTCAGAGGCATTGGAATGGCACTGGGAAGCTTTGTGCTGCCATCCTGGAGTGGGAAGTGGGAGTGAGGGATGGCAGGAGTGGGGGGACTCTGAATGGGGCTCCATGCTGAGagcaggaggtggaggaggtTTTGAACTGACACTGTGTCTGGATCAAATCAGGGCTTGAGCTCAGTGGGAATTCAGGatggagcatccctggatgTGGCTCAGCCTCATCCTCAGGCACATAGTGGGATTTTCAGgggtgttctgtgcagggctgggagttgcAGGTGATGATctttgtgagtcccttccaactcgggatattccatgattctgtgattcacacaAGGCACTGAGCTCTGGAAGAAagtgggagcagcacccaccacatccaggggagcagagcagggctggggaaccCATCACCGGCCTCCTCTgacctctcccctctccccttccagACCAGGAGCTCCCGACACTCCCAgggctcccagcctggcttggCCGATCAAGCCAAACTCTCCTTCGCCTCGGCCGAATCCCTGGAAACGATGTCGGAAgcggagctgcccctgggcttCAACAGGATGAACCGGTTCCGGCAGAGCTTGCCCTTGTCCCGGTCCACCAGCCAGACCAAGCTGAGATCTCCAGGTaccctcaggctctgccaggcacCTGCCTGGCACCAAACACCCCTGTGGGGCAGAATCCGGTGTGTGCTGGAAAAGGGATTGGTTTCCATCTGCCCAAATAAACAaccctgggaggagcaggagcactgcagggtggcacagggggatgAGCTGCCTTCAACCTCACTGCTCCAGGGTGAGATTTGGGTGGATAGAGGTCCCCAAGTCCTTGGTTAGGtgccacagagacctccaggtGGGCAAACCTTCCTTGGTGGCCTGGGCACCTCTGGGATATTCTGTGGAGAAGGGGTGTGGACACACCTCAccaccctctgctccctctgcttccaggggtccttttcctgcagtttggGGATGAGACGAGGCGCGTGCACATCACCCACGAGATCAGCAGCATGGACACCCTGCACGCCCTCATTGTGCACATGTTCCCCCAGAAGCTCACCATGGGGATGCTCAAGTCTCCCAACACTGCCATCCTCATCAAGGACGAGTCCCGAAACGTCTTCTACGAGCTGGAGGATGTCCggtgagcagggagggctcagaAATCCACcatgggtttgttttccttcctttaagGGCATCATGAGCAGGGAAATCAGGGGGATGAAGCAGAAATGGGCATATGGGTGTAGTGTAGACTTTGAGGGGTGCCTGTCCGGGATGCTCAGGCTCTGCTTCTCCCTTCAGTGACATCCAGGACAGAAGCATCATTAAAATCTACCGGAAAGAGCCACTCTACGCCTCCTTCCCAGCCTCACACATCACCAATGGTGACCTGAGGGTAAGGGGGGACATGGGGTGTCACAGGGAGAGCCTGGGGGTGTCTGCAGCTGTTGGAGTGAGACCAGTAAAGAGAGAAAGCAACAGGGACTGGTAATTCCATGTGTTTGTGGCAGGAGGAGTGACTGGGATTCGTCTTGCCTGGATCCAGAGTGTTCTTTAAGATAGTGGATGTTTGGGGCCTGACAGCAGAGTAATGAACATGGTATTTAGGGAATTCATCAGAATAAACCATCCTGCAGCTGGATGGCAATGAGGGAGCTGCTCACCAAGGCCGGGAGTGGAGAGGCTCCCAGGGGTGAGGggtcccagcagggcagagcagtggaGGGGATGAACCCCCGGTGCCACAGTGCTGACCCTGTGCCCCTTCCCACAGCGGGAGATGGTGTACACGTCCCGGGAGTCATCACCCACCCGCCGGCTCAACAACATGTCCCCGGCGTCCCATCTGGCCTCGGGCTCGCCGCCGCCGGGGCTGCAATCCTCATCCCCGTCCCGCTCCCGCATGTCCTACAGCGGTGGCCGCCCGCCCTCCTACGCCGGCAGCCCCGTGCACCACGGCGAGCGCCTGGCCAGCCTGCCCCCCGCCCAGGGcgtgtcccccagccccagcgCCATCCTGGAGCGCCGCGACGTCAAGCCGGACGAGGACCTGGCCGGCAAGAACGTGGTGCTGGTGAAGAACGAGGGGCTGTACGCCGATCCCTACGGGATGGTGCACGAGGGCCGGCTCAGCATCACCTCCACGCAGTCCCTGGCTGGCATGGGGGACCCTTTTGGCTACTCGGGGGGGCTGTACAAGAGGGGCTCCGTGCGCTCCCTCAGCACGTACTCGGCGGCCGCGCTGCAGTCGGAGCTGGAGGACAGTCTGTACAAGCCCAACGCGCCCATCTACAGCGACACGTACGGCCCCGGGCTGGGCTTCCGCATGCCCCCGTCCTCCCCGCAGAAGATGGTGGATGTGCAGTCAGGGCagagcccccacagcccctaCTCGGGCCCCCCCAGCCGCTCCTCGCCCGTCCGTCAGTCCTTCCGCAAGGATTCCTGCTCCTCGGTGTTCATGGACAGCCCCGTGGGCAAGACGCGCAACCCCAGCTCCTCCGGGCCCCCGGAGCTCTTCCCTGGCCCTGGAGAGCGCCCACTCTCAGGGTTTGGCTCCCCTGGACCGGCCAAGGACACGGAAACAAGGTGAGAtgggggctgggagaagccctCCATGGATAtgagttctgctgctctggTGGGTTTCCATCAGGACAGCTGGGGAGgtagaggaggagcagaggaaggcTTTGGATCATTACACTGTGGAGGTGCCAGGATAGGGAATGAGGCACCAAGTGAGGGTGGAGGGGAGTgactgggggtgctggggcaggagagagagggaatggAGGGGGTGGATGTCGCCGGTGGCAGCAGCGCTGCTGCCTCCCTgatgtccctcctgggacaggcGGATGTAAGTGAGGCCAGGACAAACCTCAGGGTGTCTGTGGCTCCAGATCCAACTCCTCACCCACCCTGTCTCCCTTTCTCCACGCAGGGAGCGGATGGAGGCCATGGAGAAGCAGATTGCCAGCCTGACAGGGCTGGTGCAGAGCGCTCTGCTCCGCGGCTCCGAGGCTGAGACCcccaggtgaggagcaggagggcaggtgTGGAaccccaggggctgctgtggggagggggatgCCTCCagctgggctgttcctgccaAGACCAGGGGTCCTGTCCCCCTCCCAGGGGACACCAGCACCAGCCATGCCCCTGCCTCACTCCAGTGAGGATGGAAGTGCCTGATCCACACTCACTGCCCTTCTCTCTTTTGTTGCAGTGAGAAGACAGAAGCCACCAATGGTGGGACCCCCCCATCAGCGTGTAAGTGGCTGGAGATAagcccctcaccctgcagcacctcctcctctgcctgtgGGTGGTGGGCATcccagtgtgggcacagcagtggggGTCTGCAGTATCCTActctggggcagctctggggtggcCTCTTAGCAGGGAAATAGTTTTGGAGACCACCAGAACTGCTGGCCTGAAGGACTGGGtggggaaagaagagaaatgggGGCAGAAAcctgtgctggggtggggtATCAGCCCTCAACAGCCTCTGCTCTCCCACCTGGCAGCGACCAGCCGCAGTGGGGGGACACCAGTGCCTGCGCCCCCCCCACCCTCTGCCACCAGCACCCCCGCGGGGCAGCCCACGGCCATCACCCGCCTGCACATGCAGCTGCACCTGCACGACCTGCAGCAGAACGCCAGCGACCTCCGcaaccagctgcagcagctcaagaagctgcaggtgggtgCTCGAGGGgtccccagcctggcccagctcGTACTGGGGTGGAACAGGAACATCCCCTTTTCCTGGGGGCTCTTTCTGGTGTGAGGTTGGCTCTGTTGGTTGGGTGTGGTGCTGGCAGCACCAGGGTTGTGGGATTGCTCCTCATGTGGGTCATTCACTTACGAGTTGGACTCTGATcctcatgggtcccttccaactcagaatattctgtggtGTGGGAGAGCGAGGGGGTCCCTCCCCACACCAAGCTCAGGGATGGCCACTTGTAGGGACCCATTACCCATCAAGGAGGGTCTTGCCCATCCTGGACCCTCTTTATCCTCACAGCTGCAGAACCAGGAGACGGTGAAGACGATGCTGCGGCGGACAGAGACGGAGATCAGCGTGCGGGTGACGGACACCATGCGCAAGCACGAGGACCCTCTGCAGCGCCAGCGCAGCTTGGTGGAGGAGGAGAGGCTCCGCTACCTCAACGAGGAGGAGCTCATCACCCAGCAGCTCAAGTGAGCCCGGGCAGGGGGTCCTGGCATGTCCCTCCAGGGGCCAGATCCAATGTGGGTGTAgatcagcagctctgcccactgccAGGCCATGTCCCTGTGTGAGGAGGGGTCTCCAATCCATTGGTCACATCCTCATATGAAGAAGGACCCCCAGTCCACTGGTTAAATCCTTGTATGAAGAAGGGCCCCCAGTCCACTGGTCACATCCTTGTATGAGATGGGCCCCCCAATCCACTGGTCACATCCTTGTATGAGATGGGGCCCCAGTCCACTGGTCACATCCTTGTGTGAGAAGGGGTCCCCAACTCGATggtcctctcccctctgctgcaTGGGGACCTGCCATCCCTGGGGTTTTCCAGCATCGTGGCACAACAGTGACACCCCTGCCCCTCTTCTGTGCTCACAGTGACCTGGAGAAGTCAGTGGAGAAGATCCAGAAGGATCTGGCCCACAACCACCGGCTGatccctgtgcaggagctggaggagaaggcGGTGGTGCTCAAGCAGCTCGGGGAGACACTCACAGACCTGAAAggtgaggaagggctgggggacaagCAGAGCCTTCCTTGCTCCATCCCTGTGTGTGGGATGCTCCAGGTTGTCTGTTGCCTCTGGGTTTGCTTGTTTGCACCTGCCAGTGTGTCCACCTGAATTCCTGAAGCAGATATCCCAGTGCCCACCAACACTGTATGTGTCAGGGTGCTCATGGATATGAAGGGGGCACCTTCAGGGGATGAAATTGGTGCCCAGGGACCCCAAGTTTCCCACAATCCACCCCTTCTGCTCCACCTGGCAGGGTGCCCATGCTGTGGGTATGATTGTCATGGGGTTTTGGCAGCATtttggcactgccagctgggcactgggatggtCTCCCTGGCACAAGGGGGCCACGGTGACCCCCAGtctgcccccccagcccagtTCCCCAGCCTGCAGAGCAAGATGCGGGTGGTGCTGCGGGTGGAGGTGGAAGCTGTGAAGTTCCTCAAGGAGGAGCCGAACCGCCTCGATGGGCTCCTCAAACGCTGCAAGACAGTGACAGACACCCTCGCCCAGATCCGCAGGTGAGCCCCAAGGGATGTTGATAAAAGGCTCATTTTTCTGCTGAGCAACTCAAACCCACCCTCAGTCCTTTCCAGGTCTGTGTGGGAACCCCCCTTTTCCTTACCACTTTGAGAAAAGAGGGATTGTGTATCAGGAAGGAAAGACAACCCTTAGTGTGATCAGAAATCTCTCTCCTGAGGAGCAGAGCATCACTCTGCTGGAGTGAAAAATCATCTCCCAGATCTAATGCTCATGGCAGGCTGGGTCATGCACTGTGGTGGAGCCCACCTGCCTCTTCCCATTAGGAGACCTTTCGGGATGGCTCAGGCTCGGCCATGCACCAGCTCCAGGATTGCCTTGGGCCATCACTAGCCTGGTTTTCCAGGGAAATTATCCTGTGTGATCCTGCAGTGTCTGAACTGCCTGGCTGTCATCCTCATCCCTAATAACTCCTGAATCCAAAGGGCAGTAAGAGCCAGCTCTGATGGAGAGGCAGGATTTGGAGAGATCCAGTTTCCTGCAAGGCTCATGGAAATGGGCAGCCAGGTAGAAGAGCTCATTTGTGTGCTCTGCCCAAACAGGCTGCAGCATCAACCCcaaccccttcccagccccacagcaccaaATCCTTCAGCCATGTAATGCAGGAGAGCAGTTTTTTTGTGGTGTGGGGAGGGTGCAGTGACTCCCCCCAGCACTGTGCACACCCCAACGCCATCACTGTCCCTGACAGGCAAGTGGACGAGGGCGTGTGGACCTCCCCCAGCAACCTCAGCCAGTCCCCCAAGAAGGTGGCCCCCGAGACAGACTTCAGCAAAGGGCTGGATTTGGAGATGCCCACCAGCCCCCCAGTGAGCCTCCACCACCTGACAGCTGCCACTGAGACCCTGGGCATGCCCAGCTTCGGGCACAGCCCCCCCCAGACCCAGACCCACCCCTCCAAGAGCAATAACCCTTCCCGAGCTCCGGAGATGGTGCCCGCCAAGACACAGACGGGGCCAGAGACCCCCAGCAAGAAAAGCGCAGACaaagctgtgtctgtggagGTGAGAGCCTGGGGTGGGGGTTCCTCAGCCTGGGGGGGCTCTTCTAGAAGGTCTGTCTATGTCTCCCAGCTGAAACTGGGACCAGGAGCTCCTCCTTGCTGGGGTGGCTGGAGGGTGGGGAGCCCAGGGAGATGCAGCACTGGGACCACCCCCATTGCATGTGAGGGGGTTGTGCAGCTTGAGGATGGAGCAACACTGgcccccctgctcctcccaggattggcagcagggctgggggtcacaTCCTGCCtgcaagggcaggaggagctgccgTGTGGATGGGGCTGGAGCGGGCTCTGCCTGCCATCCACAGGCTGCGGAGCGGGACTGGGAGGAGAAGCGGGCAGCGCTGACCCAGTACAGTGCCAAGGACATCAACCGGCTCCTGGAGGAGACACAGGCTGAGCTGATGAAGGCCATCCCCGACCTGGAATTTGCTGCCAAGCACAAACAAGCCACGGGCAGCGGCAGCGCCGCCTCCACACCTGAGCACAAACCCTCCAAGCCACAACATGCACCAAAATCGGGGGGCAAAGGAGACCCCAACGGCCGCAGGGGCTCAGGTACAGTGTGGGGTCACCTCtggatgtggggctggaggggtgTGATGGCTCAGGGGTCCTGGGCTGGTCCATGCTGCCCCAAGGGGAGGtttgtgcccagggagagcCAGGGTTGTAtgagaggggcagggaaaggtCTCGTGCCCTCACAGCATCGTTTGTGCCCAGACGAACTGACGGTGCCGCGGTACCGGACCGAGAAACCCTCCAAATCACCACCACCTCCCCCTCCACGCCGGAGCTTCCCCTCATCCCACGGGCTGACCACGACCCGCAGCGGCGAGGTCATCGTCACCAGCAAGAAGGAGCCCGGGTTTATGAAGGTAGGGACCATGGGATGTGGGGTGGCCTCCGGGCTGGGACCCAGCGGGCCACCATCAGCAGGACCAGCCCCGGCTCCAGGTGGCCCCTGCCCCTCACCCCCCTGCTGCCCCTTGCAGAAGGCCGAGTCAGAGGAGCTGGAGACGCAGAAGCCGCAGGTGAAGCTGAGGCGGACGGTGTCGGAGGTGGTCAGGCCAGCGTCCACCCCCCCCATCATCGCCTCTGCCATCAAGGACGACGACGACGAGGATCGGATCATTGCGGAGCTGGAGGTGAGCGCGGGAGGGGCGGCGGGACCCCCAACTCACCCGCGCCACAGGGgatgcccaccctgccctgtctGCTCACGATGCTCAGGGAACACCTCAGGTGGGGTCTGGGGTGGTGGGGGGTGACATCCCACATGTGGGCACCACACTGGGCTTCTCCCTCCTCCCGTCTCCCAGTAGGAGTGCAGTGGTGTGGGGAAGGAGCCGTGGCACCCACCCAGAGCCCTCTCTGGGTCCAggtgctgcacagctgggccactgtccctctgcagcactTCCACCCCATCTCAGGCTTTAAGCCAACCTTATTTGGTTTTTAACACtccacagctgcagctggaggttCGTTGGGTTTTGTgcacagagcactgcagagaTCCAACCTGAAATACCCTCCTCAGGCTGTGAACactccaggctggctgtgccccacATCCTGCCCCTGTTTACTGCAGTGAAGGTGCCCAAGTGGGTCATGGATGGCTTTTCCTTGGCATGTTTTAACTGAGGAGGCAGCAGAACTGGTGATGGTGCAGGCAGGGGGAGGTTGGTGGTAAAGGTGGGACCAGTAATGGTGGAGGGGATGGGTAATGGTACAGGCAGGGAACAGGTGATGGTACAGACAAGGGACAGGTGATGGTACAGACAGGGGACAGGTGATGGTAAAGGTGGGGCCAGTGATGGTAGAGTGGATGGGTAATGGTACAGGCAAGGGACAGGTGATGGTACAGGCAGGGGACAGGTGATGGTACAGACAAGGGACAGGTGATGGTACAGGCAGGGGACAGGTGATGGTACAGACAAGGGACAGGTGATGGTACAGACAGGGGACAGGTGATGGTACAGACAGGGGACAGGTGATGATACAGACAGGGGACAGGTGATGGTAAAGGTGGAACCAGTGATGGTGCAGGGGACAGTGATGGTACAGGCAAGGGGACTGATGATGCTGCAGACAGAGGGATGGTGACGCTGCAGTCCAGCTGACCAGTGATGCTGCCAACAGCAGAGGGGACGAGGCTGCCTCTGCATCTGATACCAGCCAAAGTTTCTTTCATTTGCTGCCAAGCCCCAGTCATGGTGTGACCACACCAAGcatccctgcaggcacaggCTGCGTCCTCATTACCCCAAGCCTCCCTCCTCCAACCCCCGTGTTTGACTCCCCAGGTGTTTCAGAGGAGCTCTgcctcccctttcctccccaaGCTCCGGCACGACCCGCTCGGGGCCGTCCCCCCTGGGCTCGCAGAGCTGTGGCCCAACGGAGCCTCCATTGCAGCCGAAGGATGGAAGGTAACAGCTCGCTCTGAGCGACCACGGGGCTGCACTTTCAccacctcctctcctgcctctttTTAACTCACTTCTGCTTCTTTCTCTGGTTTAACAAACTAATGGCTTCTCTCCACTCCCTCGCTCACGTCTCTGCgtggcacaggcacaggacCCAGCACTAACCCACCAACAGCCCCTTGGCTCCCCTGAGGGCCAGGTCCGgatgggaggaaggaagaagccACCCCAGCACCACACTGGgcatggcacagggagggctggctGCTCTCACACCACACTGGGTGCCCAGGGGGGTGTCACTGGTGGGTGATGCATGGGAGACCCCACTCCATATGCATGATGAGGGCAGaatgggaagggctgggatctgcttgggctcagccccagctccctcccagcctcctgccCTCCATCCTGGGCTCCAGGGTGAAGACAGCAGGAGGAAAGTGCCTGGAGAATGGATGGGTTGGAGCAGGGGATGTCCAGAGTGGGGGAACAAGGGGACCAAGAGCAGGAGAGATGGTTCTGCTGATGCCAGGAGGCACTAATTGAGGGGAGCTCTGCCTCATCCTCAGGCTCAGGGACAGCTGACTCTGGCATCTCTTCTGCCAGGAGGGCACACCTGGCTCTGGTGCCTCAGTCATTGCTCAGCTCGTTGGATCTCCCATGGAATGGGAAcagggaaggtgagggaggaagaagagcatTTTCCAGGTGACTTCTTGTGATTTAGGGTTGTAAAGGCTGGGTGCCCCTTGGCAGCTCTTTTGTGATGGCTCATCCCgtgctgaagctctgccaggagcttTTGCACCAGTGCTAGGCCAGTTCACACCAGCATGGAGAATTTCAAGCAGTTGGATTTCCAAAGGCATTTGGGAGGTGCAGCAGCACCGACTCAATTTTTCCTAGAAACTCCAGGCAATTCATTGCCAAAATCTCCCAGGCCCAGGTTGCTTTGAGCACAATAAAACCAatccctgtctgtgctgtgggtcCTGATGGGCCATCAGgactgggcaggagggagctgagcatcccattccaatccctgtctgtgctgtggatCCTGATGGGCCatgagggctgggcaggagggagctgagcatcccattccaatccctgtctgtgctgtgggtcCTGGTGGGAAATCAGGACTGGTCAGGAGGGAACTGAGCATCCCATTTCAatccctgtctgtgctgtgggtcCTGGTGGGCCATCAGGGCTGGacaggagggagctgagcaTCCCATTTCagtccctgtctgtgctgtggatCCTGATGGGCCatgagggctgggcaggagggagctgagcaTCCCCACCTTGCCCAAACACCTCCCTGCAGCGATGCCCGGAGGCACCGGTGCCAAGGGACCCCAATAGGGTGTGGGGCCATGTAGTgcccccccagcagctcctgctctcccctctgGCTCCTAATCTGTCTGAATTCTCTACCTAGGAGCCGCTGGCCCTGGCAGCCCCGGGGAGCCGGGCTTTCTCCCTCCCACAGATTGTGCTCACCGAGTGGGTGTCGGAGCCGCCGTCCCCCGAAGCCGAGCCGGAGGTGTGGGTGGAAACGGGCAGcggaggagcaggaggggagttTGCAGCCAAGGGGGCAAGGAAAGGCCATGTGGCTCCTGGTAGCCCCAAAAAGTCTCCATTGGTACATGGGCACCctccagccacagccctgcagccacccAGCAGCACATCTCGGGGTTGTGCCCACGCAGCAGGAGAGATTTGG is part of the Pithys albifrons albifrons isolate INPA30051 chromosome 25, PitAlb_v1, whole genome shotgun sequence genome and encodes:
- the SRCIN1 gene encoding SRC kinase signaling inhibitor 1 isoform X5; protein product: MNRQREPRSLNLPLLGEGLARLYRGILAVVGALRPAKEPPAASGERGAATPLPPERFAGRHRGNRPAPADPERTSTHMISADDAEYPREYRTLGNGTRRFSNVGLVHTSERRHTVIAAQSLEALTGLQKTEMERKRDAFMDHLKNKYPQHALALRGQQERMRDQQPNYWSFKTRSSRHSQGSQPGLADQAKLSFASAESLETMSEAELPLGFNRMNRFRQSLPLSRSTSQTKLRSPGVLFLQFGDETRRVHITHEISSMDTLHALIVHMFPQKLTMGMLKSPNTAILIKDESRNVFYELEDVRDIQDRSIIKIYRKEPLYASFPASHITNGDLRREMVYTSRESSPTRRLNNMSPASHLASGSPPPGLQSSSPSRSRMSYSGGRPPSYAGSPVHHGERLASLPPAQGVSPSPSAILERRDVKPDEDLAGKNVVLVKNEGLYADPYGMVHEGRLSITSTQSLAGMGDPFGYSGGLYKRGSVRSLSTYSAAALQSELEDSLYKPNAPIYSDTYGPGLGFRMPPSSPQKMVDVQSGQSPHSPYSGPPSRSSPVRQSFRKDSCSSVFMDSPVGKTRNPSSSGPPELFPGPGERPLSGFGSPGPAKDTETRERMEAMEKQIASLTGLVQSALLRGSEAETPSEKTEATNGGTPPSASTSRSGGTPVPAPPPPSATSTPAGQPTAITRLHMQLHLHDLQQNASDLRNQLQQLKKLQLQNQETVKTMLRRTETEISVRVTDTMRKHEDPLQRQRSLVEEERLRYLNEEELITQQLNDLEKSVEKIQKDLAHNHRLIPVQELEEKAVVLKQLGETLTDLKAQFPSLQSKMRVVLRVEVEAVKFLKEEPNRLDGLLKRCKTVTDTLAQIRRQVDEGVWTSPSNLSQSPKKVAPETDFSKGLDLEMPTSPPVSLHHLTAATETLGMPSFGHSPPQTQTHPSKSNNPSRAPEMVPAKTQTGPETPSKKSADKAVSVEAAERDWEEKRAALTQYSAKDINRLLEETQAELMKAIPDLEFAAKHKQATGSGSAASTPEHKPSKPQHAPKSGGKGDPNGRRGSDELTVPRYRTEKPSKSPPPPPPRRSFPSSHGLTTTRSGEVIVTSKKEPGFMKKAESEELETQKPQVKLRRTVSEVVRPASTPPIIASAIKDDDDEDRIIAELESGSVSIPAMKVVNPASRLKQSQQGSPDKSKHIKQRMEYMRIQGQQQATRPSKEASETSPTVSEKPASGRTSIPVLTSFGARNSSISF